One Antiquaquibacter oligotrophicus genomic region harbors:
- a CDS encoding ATP-dependent helicase: MTEHGVRFTADDIADALGRPRPTPQQRSVIESPLGPALVVAGAGSGKTETMAGRVLWLLANGIVAPGEILGLTFTRKAAGELAQRIRERIGDLAAAGMLGDDYDPFDAPSVATYNSYANALYRDNAAVLGREADGAVLGEAAAWQLARSTVIRSTDARLAGLGKNLDPITRAVLSIARALAENVADPEAVRAFALRMRSLADLPPGGRGEYPEVARIAENVGSLDVLVDLAAEYEAAKSARGLVEYSDQVALALRILELRPSVADVERERYKVVLLDEYQDTSVVQTRLLAALYGGHPVMAVGDPNQSIYGWRGASASNLDDFARAFGAEGSRYALSTSWRNGTRILEAANQIVAPFAQGRAVVERLEASPTASSLPVEVRMLESVVDEAEAVASWLAPKLRSSTPPSAAILLRTRKSQGFFLEALRRHDIPFHVLGIGGLLAEPEVADLVSALTVVHDPSAGLELIRLLAGARWRIGVRDLWALRRLASWLRDRDYAHQRYDEVVAEALAASIAPGEGGSIVDALDFVGTAKPGHGALSEFSDEGLERMRDAADLLARLRSCAGLDLPEFVAVVLQELRLDIEIAANEFRPLGSATIDAFFDAVGSYVALEDVATLGGFLSWLREAEQREDLSPRPEDPEPGTVQVLTIHGSKGLEWDVVAVPRLVEDELPGRPAEGGYQGWLAFGQLPWPFRGDAAELPEFEWEAATTRVELRDAQNDFKARVKEHLLREERRLAYVAVTRARHALLLTGSFWATQSAPRKPSTYLRELAQADLIDAIPDTSELEANPLGDDLERITWPRDPLGSRRPAVEAAARAVREAEPALSGPWASDVQLLIAERRERLEGDSRVDVPVRVPASRFKDYVDDPASVASALRRPMPERPFRATQLGTLFHSWVENRYGVGGDAAELDADVTELDIDDVADLDLDRLRAIFEASPWASRRPVDVEREIHLPFAGRIVICKIDAVYALDDDRFEIVDWKTGKAPKTAAELDEKQLQLALYRLAYAKWKGIDPDRIDAVFYYVAEDRVIRPDRLDDEAALLTRWRAVVA, encoded by the coding sequence GTGACTGAGCATGGTGTGCGATTCACGGCGGATGACATCGCCGACGCTCTCGGCAGGCCGAGACCCACTCCGCAGCAGCGTTCCGTCATCGAGTCGCCACTCGGTCCAGCGCTCGTTGTGGCAGGCGCCGGATCGGGTAAAACGGAGACGATGGCGGGCCGGGTTCTCTGGTTGCTCGCCAACGGCATTGTGGCGCCGGGTGAGATCCTTGGCCTCACGTTCACCCGCAAGGCCGCTGGCGAGCTCGCGCAGCGCATCCGCGAGCGCATCGGTGACCTCGCGGCGGCGGGGATGCTCGGCGACGACTACGACCCGTTTGATGCGCCGTCCGTCGCAACCTACAACTCCTACGCGAACGCGCTGTATCGGGATAACGCGGCCGTCCTCGGACGTGAGGCCGACGGTGCCGTCCTGGGTGAGGCGGCCGCATGGCAACTCGCGCGGTCGACCGTGATTCGCAGCACTGACGCACGCCTCGCGGGGCTCGGCAAGAACCTCGATCCGATCACGCGCGCGGTGTTGTCGATCGCACGGGCGCTCGCCGAGAACGTCGCCGACCCGGAGGCGGTGCGGGCGTTTGCGCTCCGCATGCGTAGCCTCGCCGACTTGCCGCCCGGTGGTCGCGGTGAGTACCCCGAGGTGGCGCGCATCGCCGAGAACGTCGGCTCCCTCGACGTGTTGGTCGACCTCGCCGCCGAGTACGAGGCCGCCAAAAGCGCCCGCGGGCTCGTGGAGTACTCCGATCAGGTCGCCCTGGCCCTGCGCATCCTCGAGTTGCGTCCGTCTGTCGCCGACGTGGAGCGGGAGCGCTACAAGGTTGTGCTGCTCGACGAGTACCAGGACACGTCGGTTGTGCAGACCCGACTGTTGGCGGCACTGTATGGCGGGCATCCGGTTATGGCCGTTGGTGACCCCAACCAGTCGATCTACGGCTGGCGCGGCGCGAGCGCATCGAACCTCGACGACTTTGCGAGGGCGTTCGGCGCGGAAGGGTCGCGCTACGCGCTATCGACGAGTTGGCGCAACGGCACTCGCATTCTCGAGGCGGCGAACCAGATCGTCGCTCCCTTCGCCCAGGGTCGTGCTGTGGTCGAGCGCCTCGAGGCGAGTCCGACGGCGAGTTCGCTGCCCGTCGAGGTGCGCATGCTCGAATCGGTTGTCGACGAGGCGGAGGCCGTCGCGTCGTGGCTCGCGCCCAAGCTCCGCTCGTCGACTCCGCCGTCGGCGGCGATCCTTTTGCGTACGCGCAAGTCGCAGGGGTTCTTTCTCGAAGCGCTTCGCCGCCACGACATCCCGTTCCACGTTCTCGGTATCGGTGGGCTGCTTGCCGAACCCGAGGTCGCCGACCTCGTGAGTGCATTGACCGTGGTGCACGATCCCTCCGCGGGGCTCGAGTTGATCCGACTGCTTGCCGGTGCGCGCTGGCGGATCGGAGTGAGAGACCTGTGGGCGCTGCGGCGTCTCGCGTCGTGGCTGCGAGACCGTGACTACGCTCACCAGCGCTACGACGAAGTGGTGGCGGAGGCTCTTGCCGCCTCGATCGCGCCGGGCGAGGGCGGCTCGATCGTGGACGCGCTCGACTTCGTCGGCACCGCGAAGCCCGGTCACGGGGCGCTCTCCGAGTTCAGCGACGAGGGACTCGAGAGGATGCGCGACGCCGCCGACCTCCTCGCGCGCCTACGCTCGTGCGCCGGGCTCGACCTACCGGAGTTCGTTGCGGTTGTGCTCCAAGAGCTGCGCCTCGACATCGAGATCGCCGCGAATGAGTTCCGGCCGCTCGGGTCGGCCACGATCGACGCCTTCTTCGACGCCGTCGGAAGCTACGTCGCGCTGGAAGACGTCGCGACCCTCGGCGGCTTCCTCTCCTGGCTGCGCGAAGCGGAGCAGCGTGAGGATCTGTCCCCGCGCCCCGAAGATCCGGAGCCCGGCACGGTGCAGGTGCTCACCATCCACGGCTCGAAGGGTCTCGAGTGGGATGTCGTCGCCGTCCCGCGCCTCGTCGAGGACGAGCTGCCCGGAAGGCCAGCCGAGGGTGGCTACCAGGGCTGGCTCGCGTTCGGTCAACTTCCGTGGCCGTTCCGAGGTGACGCGGCCGAACTGCCCGAGTTCGAGTGGGAGGCGGCGACAACCCGTGTCGAACTCCGCGACGCCCAGAACGATTTCAAGGCGCGCGTCAAGGAACACCTGCTGCGCGAGGAGCGGCGTTTGGCCTACGTCGCGGTCACGCGCGCGCGACATGCCCTCCTCCTGACGGGGTCGTTCTGGGCCACCCAGTCGGCACCCCGTAAACCCAGCACGTATTTGCGCGAACTCGCCCAGGCGGACCTGATCGACGCGATTCCTGACACGAGCGAGCTCGAGGCCAACCCGCTTGGCGACGACCTCGAACGGATCACGTGGCCGCGCGACCCGCTCGGCTCACGACGGCCCGCGGTGGAGGCCGCCGCGCGAGCCGTGCGCGAGGCAGAGCCGGCGCTGTCCGGCCCCTGGGCGTCAGACGTGCAACTCCTCATTGCGGAGCGACGCGAACGTCTCGAGGGGGACTCGCGTGTCGATGTGCCAGTACGCGTGCCGGCGTCGAGATTCAAGGACTACGTGGATGACCCGGCATCCGTCGCTTCGGCGCTCAGGCGACCCATGCCCGAGCGTCCCTTCCGTGCGACGCAACTGGGCACCCTCTTTCACTCGTGGGTCGAGAACCGTTACGGCGTCGGTGGTGATGCTGCCGAGCTGGATGCCGACGTCACCGAACTCGACATCGACGACGTCGCTGACCTCGATCTGGATCGCCTTCGCGCGATCTTCGAGGCGAGCCCGTGGGCCTCTCGTCGCCCTGTCGACGTGGAACGAGAGATCCACCTTCCCTTCGCCGGGCGCATCGTCATCTGCAAGATCGACGCCGTGTACGCGCTCGACGACGATCGATTCGAAATCGTGGACTGGAAGACCGGAAAGGCGCCGAAGACCGCAGCCGAACTCGACGAGAAACAACTGCAGCTGGCCCTCTACCGTCTCGCCTACGCGAAGTGGAAGGGAATCGACCCGGATCGGATCGACGCGGTGTTCTACTACGTGGCCGAGGATCGTGTCATCCGTCCCGACCGTCTCGACGACGAGGCTGCCCTCCTCACCCGGTGGCGTGCGGTAGTCGCGTGA
- a CDS encoding ATP-dependent DNA helicase, with product MTITGFRAPSGSENVIPELDESQRGVLDLDVAASAAVLGAPGTGKTTTLVELVADRVIGRGWGPDAVLALTTSRATATRLRDALALRLSLPTTGALARSVNSLAFEIVRDAARAAGEPPPRLVSGGEQDAELASLLEGHILDGGGPEWPESLGPEVRQLRRFRTELRELMTRATEHDVRPEQLRRLGDAHGHPEWRAAADLIEEYEQVLSYSSETRLDQAELVRFAVAAIRRGDGGERVAALRLVVIDDLQEATETTLSLLAALAERGIAVVAFGDPDVAANAFRGGEPDALGRLSSVLGVPAETLVLSTSYRHGMVVRGLLGAVTKRIGAAAAGRQRRATAGGSEPEHPVVRVEAPSVAREWATVARILREEHLRRGVPYRDMAVIVRSGAQIAAAERALAFSEVPTRTTVGGRALRDDAAARALLRVVQAGIGHVELTPELATELLLSPFGGLDRLGLRRLRIALRAEEVAGGGTRPADDLVVEALAQPGRFVTIDHRVARIAERLAETLAQLRSSDGSIEELLWLVWERSRLARTWYTQALSHGIAASEANRNLDGIVALFTSAKRFAETRPGDSPRLYLDDVLGAEVPEDTLSPQSYESAVLLTTPSATVGLEFDTVVVGGLQDGVWPNLRLRGSLLAPQQLASAVMGVDAEAIDERRQVLGDELRMFALAVSRARHRVVLAAVANDDEAPSVLLGLAPDAPALDTSVPPMTLRAQVGRLRQRLARNPADSAAANTLAALAVEGVPGAEPDEWLGLLDLSTEAPLFEDSPVPVSPSAIESLLASPLDWFLDRVAGSESGVIAGVGTIIHWAMETADDITVDALWEAVEKRWSELLFDAPWLADRQRVIARGFIEALAEYLADFRRDGKTLVGKESRFTLEVGRALLSGSIDRVERTRDGDVVIVDLKTGTPETRAAAIAEHPQLGAYQLAYSSGLLDEALAPHGEHRAGGAKLLYVKQGIRGRKYREATQSAFDAEALEKFRQRVEAAAALIAAAEFVGPVELDTFRSDTSRLRLHRVREVSSD from the coding sequence GTGACGATCACCGGATTCCGTGCTCCCAGCGGCTCCGAGAACGTGATCCCAGAACTCGACGAATCCCAGCGCGGTGTGCTCGATCTCGATGTCGCGGCATCCGCTGCCGTCTTGGGGGCGCCCGGCACCGGCAAAACGACAACTCTTGTCGAACTCGTCGCCGATCGTGTCATCGGTCGCGGCTGGGGCCCGGATGCCGTGCTCGCGCTCACGACGAGCCGAGCCACCGCGACCAGGCTCCGAGATGCGCTGGCCCTGCGTCTCAGCCTCCCCACGACGGGTGCGCTCGCACGCAGCGTGAACTCGCTCGCGTTCGAGATCGTGCGTGATGCCGCTCGCGCCGCGGGCGAACCGCCACCGCGCCTCGTCAGCGGCGGCGAGCAGGATGCCGAGCTCGCCTCCCTTCTCGAGGGCCACATCCTCGACGGTGGCGGCCCGGAGTGGCCGGAGTCGCTCGGGCCGGAGGTGCGACAACTCCGGCGCTTCCGCACCGAACTCCGCGAACTCATGACGAGGGCGACGGAACACGACGTGCGCCCCGAGCAACTGCGTCGCCTCGGCGACGCGCACGGACATCCTGAGTGGCGTGCCGCAGCCGACCTCATCGAGGAGTACGAGCAGGTGCTGTCCTACTCGAGCGAGACGCGGCTCGACCAGGCGGAGCTCGTCCGCTTTGCGGTCGCCGCGATCCGCCGGGGGGACGGTGGCGAGCGTGTCGCCGCCCTTCGTCTCGTGGTGATCGACGACCTGCAGGAAGCGACCGAGACCACCCTGTCGCTCCTCGCGGCGCTCGCCGAGCGCGGCATCGCGGTTGTGGCCTTCGGGGACCCGGATGTCGCGGCCAACGCCTTCCGTGGTGGCGAGCCCGACGCGCTCGGGCGGCTCTCGAGTGTGCTCGGTGTTCCCGCAGAGACCCTCGTGCTCTCGACGAGTTACCGGCACGGTATGGTCGTGCGCGGGCTGCTCGGTGCGGTCACGAAGCGCATCGGCGCCGCGGCGGCGGGACGACAGCGTCGTGCGACCGCCGGTGGTAGCGAGCCGGAGCATCCGGTCGTCCGCGTTGAGGCGCCGAGTGTGGCGCGCGAGTGGGCGACCGTCGCGCGGATCCTCCGTGAGGAGCACTTGCGCCGCGGGGTGCCGTACCGCGACATGGCGGTGATTGTGCGCAGTGGCGCCCAGATCGCGGCAGCCGAGCGTGCGTTGGCGTTCTCCGAGGTGCCGACTCGAACGACGGTGGGCGGGCGCGCACTGCGCGACGACGCGGCGGCCCGGGCGCTTCTGCGCGTGGTCCAGGCGGGGATCGGACACGTGGAGCTGACTCCCGAGCTGGCGACCGAGCTGCTGTTGAGTCCGTTCGGGGGGCTCGACAGGCTGGGGCTCCGGAGGCTTCGCATCGCACTGCGCGCCGAGGAGGTCGCCGGTGGCGGCACTCGACCCGCGGACGATCTTGTTGTCGAGGCCCTGGCGCAGCCGGGGCGGTTCGTCACGATCGACCATCGGGTCGCCCGCATTGCCGAACGTCTCGCCGAAACCCTTGCCCAGCTGAGATCGAGCGATGGGTCGATCGAGGAACTCCTGTGGCTCGTCTGGGAGCGAAGCCGCCTGGCACGCACCTGGTACACGCAGGCTCTCTCCCACGGGATCGCAGCGTCGGAGGCCAATCGCAACCTCGACGGTATCGTCGCGCTCTTCACGTCGGCCAAACGGTTCGCCGAGACCCGCCCCGGTGACTCGCCGCGACTGTACCTCGACGATGTGCTCGGCGCAGAGGTGCCGGAGGACACCCTGTCCCCGCAGTCGTACGAGAGCGCCGTTCTGCTGACAACGCCATCGGCCACGGTGGGCCTCGAATTCGACACCGTTGTTGTTGGTGGGCTTCAAGACGGGGTGTGGCCGAACCTCCGCCTCCGCGGCTCACTTCTCGCGCCGCAGCAGCTCGCCAGCGCGGTCATGGGTGTCGACGCCGAGGCGATCGACGAACGCCGCCAGGTGTTGGGCGACGAATTGCGGATGTTCGCGCTCGCCGTCTCTCGCGCCCGCCACCGAGTCGTGCTCGCGGCGGTGGCCAACGACGACGAGGCGCCGAGTGTACTCTTGGGCCTCGCCCCGGATGCCCCCGCCCTCGACACCTCGGTGCCACCCATGACTCTGCGGGCACAGGTGGGTAGGCTCCGGCAGCGCCTGGCGCGCAACCCCGCGGACTCGGCCGCCGCGAACACGCTCGCGGCGCTCGCCGTCGAGGGTGTTCCCGGAGCGGAACCCGACGAGTGGTTGGGTCTCCTCGATCTCTCCACGGAGGCGCCGCTCTTTGAGGACTCCCCGGTGCCCGTCTCGCCCTCGGCGATCGAGTCGCTGCTCGCGAGCCCCCTGGATTGGTTCCTCGATCGTGTCGCCGGTTCGGAGTCCGGGGTGATCGCGGGGGTGGGCACGATCATCCACTGGGCGATGGAGACCGCGGACGACATCACGGTCGACGCCCTCTGGGAGGCGGTCGAGAAACGCTGGAGCGAACTGCTTTTCGACGCGCCATGGCTCGCCGACAGGCAGCGCGTGATCGCTCGCGGGTTCATCGAGGCCCTTGCGGAGTACCTCGCAGACTTCCGACGAGACGGCAAAACGCTCGTCGGCAAGGAGAGCCGTTTCACCCTCGAGGTCGGCCGTGCCCTGCTCAGCGGCTCGATCGACAGGGTGGAGCGCACGCGCGACGGCGACGTGGTGATCGTCGACCTCAAGACCGGCACACCGGAGACGCGCGCGGCGGCGATCGCCGAGCATCCGCAGCTCGGTGCCTACCAGCTCGCGTACTCGTCCGGCCTGCTGGACGAGGCTCTCGCGCCCCACGGGGAGCACCGAGCTGGGGGAGCCAAACTCCTGTACGTCAAGCAGGGCATCCGGGGCAGAAAGTACCGGGAGGCGACGCAGTCCGCCTTCGACGCGGAAGCACTGGAGAAGTTCCGGCAGCGGGTGGAGGCGGCGGCAGCGCTTATCGCCGCGGCCGAGTTCGTGGGGCCCGTGGAACTCGACACGTTCCGCTCCGACACGTCGCGACTGCGGTTGCACCGGGTGCGGGAGGTGTCCAGTGACTGA
- a CDS encoding DUF3107 domain-containing protein, producing the protein MDIRIGIANSPRELSFESAQTSNDVEKIVAEALDGKATFLKLADDKGKIYIVPTASLSYVEVGSEESRRIGFVA; encoded by the coding sequence GTGGACATTCGCATCGGTATCGCCAACAGCCCCCGTGAGCTCAGCTTCGAGTCAGCGCAGACCTCGAACGACGTGGAGAAGATCGTCGCCGAAGCCCTCGATGGCAAGGCGACCTTCCTCAAGCTCGCCGATGACAAGGGCAAGATCTACATCGTGCCGACCGCATCCCTCTCGTACGTCGAGGTGGGCTCCGAGGAGTCCCGCCGGATCGGATTTGTGGCCTGA
- a CDS encoding ferritin-like fold-containing protein, whose protein sequence is MAQWFRRRSRRTEAPRIRPRSEDLAATRLDLHEFAPPVQEFLGRAAYVQLTIFENLSRAVASAPTTAGKAAIGAAAELSIAKHRALAAELERVGASVADAMEPYTASVDEFDRRTRGADWFETLMTAYITAGFLDDFFARLASGLPADEQARVDTIYADRSGEKILAEQLTEALSSNTRLAARLAMWGRRLVGDTMLVARSALSMDTVSKANAVRVEPVFTELIAAHTRRMDALGLTA, encoded by the coding sequence GTGGCACAGTGGTTCAGACGCCGGTCGCGGCGCACCGAAGCGCCGAGGATCCGACCTCGCTCAGAGGACCTCGCGGCGACTCGGCTCGACCTCCACGAGTTCGCTCCTCCCGTTCAGGAGTTCCTCGGGCGGGCCGCTTACGTGCAGCTCACGATCTTCGAGAACCTCTCTCGTGCTGTTGCGTCCGCGCCGACCACCGCAGGCAAAGCAGCCATTGGTGCGGCGGCGGAATTGTCCATCGCCAAGCACCGTGCGCTCGCCGCGGAGTTGGAGCGCGTTGGTGCCAGTGTGGCCGACGCGATGGAGCCGTACACGGCATCCGTCGATGAGTTCGATCGACGCACTCGCGGCGCCGACTGGTTCGAGACCCTCATGACCGCCTACATCACGGCAGGCTTCCTCGACGACTTCTTCGCGCGGTTGGCCTCGGGCCTTCCCGCCGACGAGCAAGCTCGGGTCGACACGATCTACGCCGACCGATCTGGCGAGAAGATCCTCGCGGAGCAGCTCACCGAAGCACTCTCGTCGAACACGAGGCTCGCGGCGCGACTGGCGATGTGGGGGCGGCGACTCGTCGGTGACACGATGCTCGTGGCCCGTTCTGCGCTGTCGATGGACACCGTGTCAAAGGCCAACGCGGTACGTGTCGAACCGGTGTTCACCGAACTGATCGCCGCTCACACGCGACGAATGGATGCCCTGGGCCTCACCGCCTGA
- a CDS encoding DEAD/DEAH box helicase, whose product MTFSDLGIEQDIVDALASKGITEPFPIQSQTIPMGLGKQDIIGQAKTGTGKTFGFGLPLIQALGPDPEPGVKALVVVPTRELCVQVAEDLVLATSNRNTKVAAIYGGKAYEGQIEELKAGAQIVVGTPGRLLDLASQRLLSLSDVQVMVLDEADKMLDLGFLADIEKLFAQTPATRHTMLFSATMPGPIVALARRFMNRPIHIRATDPDEGLTQANIKHVIYRAHNLDKDEVIGRILQAEGRGKTVIFTRTKRAAARLVEELNDRGFNAAAVHGDLGQEQRERAMAAFKAGKKDILIATDVAARGIDVNDVTHVINHTVPDDHDTYLHRAGRTGRAGKTGIAVTFVDWDDMHKWALINRALEMGVPEPVETYSSSPHLYTDLDIPEGTKGRLPGAHAPSVKDPSSRPPRQGGRSSSGDRPQRQRTDGPRKDSAEGGGTHDGAAPRRRRNRTRTRRPSTGGTPTA is encoded by the coding sequence TTGACATTTTCAGACCTGGGCATTGAGCAGGACATCGTCGACGCTCTCGCCTCCAAGGGCATTACCGAGCCCTTCCCCATTCAGAGCCAGACCATCCCCATGGGACTCGGCAAGCAGGACATCATCGGCCAGGCCAAGACCGGCACCGGCAAGACCTTCGGATTCGGTCTGCCGCTCATCCAGGCCCTCGGGCCAGACCCGGAGCCTGGCGTCAAGGCTCTCGTTGTTGTTCCCACGCGCGAGTTGTGCGTGCAGGTCGCCGAGGACCTCGTGCTCGCGACATCCAACCGCAACACCAAGGTCGCGGCGATCTACGGCGGTAAGGCCTACGAGGGCCAGATCGAGGAACTCAAGGCAGGGGCGCAGATCGTCGTCGGCACACCGGGCCGCCTGCTCGACCTCGCCAGCCAGCGACTGCTCTCCCTGTCTGACGTGCAGGTGATGGTGCTCGACGAGGCGGACAAGATGCTCGACCTCGGCTTCCTCGCCGACATCGAGAAGCTGTTCGCGCAGACACCTGCGACCCGCCACACCATGCTTTTCTCGGCCACCATGCCGGGGCCGATCGTCGCCCTCGCGCGTCGCTTCATGAACCGGCCCATCCACATCCGCGCGACGGACCCCGACGAGGGCCTCACACAGGCCAACATCAAGCACGTCATCTACCGTGCCCACAACCTCGACAAAGATGAGGTCATCGGCCGCATCCTCCAGGCCGAGGGTCGCGGCAAGACGGTCATCTTCACGCGTACCAAGCGTGCAGCAGCGCGACTCGTCGAGGAACTGAACGACCGCGGCTTCAATGCAGCAGCCGTGCACGGCGACCTCGGTCAGGAGCAGCGTGAGCGCGCCATGGCCGCCTTCAAGGCCGGCAAGAAGGACATCCTCATCGCCACGGATGTCGCGGCTCGCGGTATCGACGTCAACGACGTCACCCACGTGATCAACCACACGGTGCCCGACGACCACGACACGTACCTGCACCGCGCGGGACGTACCGGCCGCGCCGGCAAGACCGGAATCGCCGTAACGTTCGTCGACTGGGACGATATGCACAAGTGGGCGCTCATCAACCGTGCCCTCGAGATGGGTGTTCCGGAGCCGGTGGAGACGTACTCGTCGAGCCCGCACCTGTACACGGACCTGGACATCCCGGAGGGCACCAAGGGTCGCCTGCCCGGTGCACACGCGCCGAGCGTGAAGGACCCGTCATCCCGTCCCCCGCGCCAGGGTGGACGCAGCAGTTCGGGTGATCGCCCCCAGCGTCAGCGCACCGACGGGCCGCGAAAGGACAGCGCCGAGGGTGGCGGAACGCACGACGGTGCAGCACCGCGCCGCCGTCGCAACCGCACGCGCACGCGTCGCCCGAGCACGGGCGGCACCCCCACCGCGTAA
- a CDS encoding DUF805 domain-containing protein — MTDTALSQPLYGASFGQAVSRFFKKYATVSGRASRSEYWWAALFNVLVSAVFAIILVIVLSTTGEQTSTGVRGTGPEIAVLVVWGIVVLGLIIPHIAVTVRRLHDGNFTGWLYLLNLIPSVGGIIVFILALLPSNPEGAKYDRAAGI, encoded by the coding sequence ATGACTGATACCGCACTTTCCCAGCCCCTGTACGGCGCCAGCTTCGGCCAGGCCGTGAGCCGATTCTTCAAGAAGTACGCCACCGTAAGCGGTCGCGCGAGCCGCAGCGAGTACTGGTGGGCGGCTCTGTTCAACGTTCTGGTGAGCGCCGTGTTCGCGATCATCCTGGTCATCGTGCTCTCGACCACGGGCGAGCAGACGAGCACGGGTGTTCGCGGCACTGGACCAGAGATCGCGGTGCTCGTCGTCTGGGGCATCGTCGTGCTCGGCCTGATCATTCCCCACATCGCCGTGACGGTTCGCCGCCTTCACGACGGCAACTTCACGGGTTGGCTCTACCTCCTGAACCTCATCCCGTCGGTTGGCGGCATCATCGTCTTCATCCTCGCGCTGCTTCCCTCGAACCCCGAGGGCGCCAAGTACGACCGCGCTGCCGGTATCTAG
- a CDS encoding PHP domain-containing protein: MPGTPIDLHAHSAVSDGTETPAELVRAAVAAGIGTLAITDHDSTAGWVEAIETAAGTGITIIPGMELSTNYGPASVHMLAYLFDPLDGAIIAETARIREGRLHRAERIVERIAADYDLTWDDVLAEATDDSTLGRPHIADALVRKGYVPDRSAAFESILHWRSGYYEKYYAPSPLEGVRMIVAAGGVPVLAHPATHGRYRPMSDAVIRELADEGLFGLELDHRDNTEEGKRDLRQLAARYGLEITGASDYHGAGKPNRLGENTTAPEVLEKLIARASGTRPAFR; this comes from the coding sequence ATGCCGGGAACTCCCATCGACCTCCACGCCCACAGCGCGGTATCCGATGGCACCGAGACTCCGGCCGAACTCGTCCGGGCGGCCGTCGCAGCCGGTATCGGGACTCTCGCGATCACCGACCACGACTCCACCGCGGGCTGGGTCGAGGCGATTGAGACGGCCGCAGGCACGGGGATCACCATCATCCCCGGCATGGAGCTCAGCACCAACTACGGTCCCGCGAGCGTCCACATGCTCGCCTACCTTTTCGACCCGCTCGACGGGGCGATCATCGCCGAGACGGCGCGCATCCGCGAGGGGCGACTGCATCGCGCCGAGCGCATCGTCGAACGCATCGCCGCCGACTACGACCTCACGTGGGACGACGTTCTCGCCGAAGCGACGGATGACTCGACCCTGGGTCGACCGCACATTGCTGACGCCCTCGTGCGCAAAGGATACGTTCCCGATCGCAGCGCGGCGTTCGAATCGATCCTGCACTGGCGCAGCGGGTACTACGAGAAGTACTACGCACCTTCACCGCTCGAGGGGGTGCGCATGATCGTGGCGGCGGGCGGTGTGCCCGTGCTCGCGCATCCGGCCACCCACGGTCGCTATCGCCCGATGTCGGATGCCGTCATCCGCGAACTGGCAGACGAGGGTCTCTTCGGTCTCGAACTCGACCACCGAGACAACACCGAGGAGGGCAAGCGCGACCTGCGCCAGCTCGCCGCCCGCTACGGCCTCGAGATCACGGGCGCGAGCGACTACCACGGGGCGGGCAAACCCAACCGTCTCGGCGAGAACACCACCGCGCCGGAGGTGCTCGAGAAACTCATCGCTCGAGCGTCGGGAACCCGCCCCGCGTTCCGCTAG
- a CDS encoding endonuclease/exonuclease/phosphatase family protein has product MPRFIAAIIVVLAAAVALVFAWPQLFGLAWAPGVAQVVALRALAAAGGLVLALVLTVIALLWVGARRFLASLAVIALAFAGINTAVLASRGFGDISFPTAAPGDITVLAWNTLGDEPGADTIARLALDNNADVLALPETTNELGLEIAAIMKAEGRPMWVHTVAYDEVSKARSTTLLISADLGEYNVDTQAETTAVLPSVVATPIDGDGPTFVAVHTVAPLPPMEVTWQADLRWVAQTCAEGEVIMAGDFNATLDHFSGMPRSDGGDLGTCRDAADATDNAAVGTWPSRLPALLGAPIDHVMASPQWTATGMRVIESEDAAGSDHRPVLVQYTPTT; this is encoded by the coding sequence ATGCCACGTTTCATCGCCGCGATCATCGTTGTGCTCGCTGCCGCGGTCGCGCTCGTCTTCGCGTGGCCGCAGCTCTTTGGGCTCGCATGGGCACCGGGCGTTGCCCAGGTTGTTGCGCTTCGTGCACTCGCGGCTGCCGGCGGACTCGTGCTCGCACTGGTGCTCACCGTGATAGCACTGCTGTGGGTGGGCGCTCGCCGCTTCCTGGCCAGCCTTGCTGTGATCGCACTCGCCTTCGCCGGCATCAACACGGCGGTGCTCGCCAGCCGCGGGTTCGGTGACATCTCGTTCCCCACGGCGGCCCCCGGTGACATCACAGTGCTCGCCTGGAACACCCTGGGCGACGAACCGGGAGCCGACACGATCGCACGCCTCGCCCTCGACAACAACGCCGACGTGCTCGCCCTCCCCGAAACGACCAACGAACTCGGCTTGGAGATTGCCGCCATCATGAAGGCGGAGGGCCGCCCCATGTGGGTGCACACGGTCGCCTACGACGAGGTGTCCAAGGCACGATCCACGACTCTCCTCATCAGCGCCGACCTCGGCGAGTACAACGTCGACACGCAAGCGGAGACGACCGCGGTACTCCCCTCCGTGGTCGCGACCCCCATCGACGGCGACGGCCCCACCTTCGTTGCGGTACACACGGTCGCCCCGCTCCCGCCCATGGAGGTCACCTGGCAGGCTGACCTCCGCTGGGTCGCACAAACCTGCGCCGAGGGTGAGGTCATCATGGCGGGCGACTTCAACGCCACCCTCGACCACTTCTCCGGCATGCCCCGCAGCGACGGTGGTGACCTCGGCACGTGTCGGGACGCGGCGGATGCCACGGACAACGCCGCGGTGGGCACCTGGCCTTCCCGCCTCCCCGCACTCCTCGGTGCCCCCATCGACCACGTCATGGCCTCGCCGCAGTGGACGGCGACCGGGATGCGCGTCATCGAGTCGGAGGACGCCGCGGGCAGCGACCACCGCCCCGTACTCGTGCAGTACACGCCGACGACCTGA